One window of the Marinilactibacillus sp. Marseille-P9653 genome contains the following:
- a CDS encoding transglycosylase domain-containing protein, which produces MSDQNMSRTQNKQKNKQNKRQNKKQPKKTGKKKSWFKRIFLSLVLLFLLAIVAGGGLFAYYASSAPEITNENLNGDFSTDLLASNGEVFYTLGAENRDYASAEDYPEVMKEAMTAIEDQNFYNHFGIDPVGIARAAVGFVTNKGRISGGGSTLTQQLVKLSVFSTAREDQTLRRKAQEAWLAIQLERELSKEQILTLYMNKINLGGNVYGISTAAEEYYDKPVSELEVQEAALFAGMAQAPNRYNPYVDPEAAENRRNVVLNVMRDEGHITAQEAETAKAIPVTEGLKDRTEEEQNNQVFDSYLVEVLDETRRKTGLDPQTAGLTIQTNIDMDAQQAAFDVANTNDYVAFPDDEVQTAMSLIDVNTGQVKALVGGRLQEGQLLTNRTTQTDRQTGSTIKPLTTYGPAIESKQFSTYHQLVDEEWNYPDGSPLRNYDGRYKGQISMREALVDSRNIPTARLFTEELEMSDIEQFLTSVGINPAEISDSSEPVPSNAISGKISGLQLAASYSAFANGGNYTEPYTVSKVTTQDGQEIDLTPETNKAMSDYTAYMITDMLKDVAENYNSTVGIPGVPQAGKTGTTNYPTDKIEELNIPSDAVPDSWYVGYTSNYSLSVWTGYDKQYEQGNWLSNNDGTRQLPRDIYQALMSQVSQGLDNTDWTKPSSVSEVRVEAGSNPAKLPGPNAPTSSIVTELFVAGTEPSSISTSFGEELSAPSGLNASYNEEANEVTINWNDYQLTNEEETLAYLLTVNGQEISTGETSYTVSEPDPGTMQISLSVQAYGQTGPAATTTLTISEAEEEEPDEDEEEEPEKPEEDTEEPVEDEEDTEEDTEDVPDPQDDDAEPEEPANNGGNNNQNNGNNGNNGNNNSGNNGNNNGDSDEEDTTTPPEEDSENE; this is translated from the coding sequence ATGTCTGATCAAAACATGTCTCGTACCCAAAATAAGCAGAAAAATAAACAAAACAAAAGACAGAATAAAAAACAGCCAAAGAAAACTGGAAAAAAGAAATCTTGGTTTAAGAGGATTTTTCTTTCTTTGGTCTTACTATTTCTTTTAGCCATTGTTGCCGGAGGTGGACTTTTCGCTTATTACGCTTCCAGTGCTCCAGAAATCACCAATGAAAACTTAAACGGTGACTTTTCAACCGATCTTCTAGCTTCTAACGGCGAAGTCTTTTATACGTTAGGTGCAGAAAATCGTGATTATGCTTCTGCAGAAGATTATCCAGAAGTCATGAAAGAAGCCATGACTGCGATTGAAGATCAAAACTTTTATAATCACTTTGGTATCGATCCAGTTGGTATCGCTCGAGCAGCTGTGGGCTTTGTAACCAACAAAGGACGTATTTCCGGTGGTGGTAGTACCTTGACTCAGCAACTGGTCAAGCTTTCTGTATTTTCAACTGCTAGAGAAGATCAAACGTTGAGAAGAAAAGCTCAAGAAGCATGGCTAGCCATTCAACTTGAACGTGAACTCTCAAAAGAACAAATCCTTACACTCTATATGAATAAAATCAATTTAGGCGGTAATGTTTATGGGATCTCCACTGCTGCTGAAGAATACTATGACAAGCCAGTCTCTGAACTAGAAGTTCAAGAAGCAGCGCTTTTTGCTGGGATGGCTCAAGCTCCCAACCGTTATAATCCTTATGTAGATCCTGAGGCAGCTGAAAATCGTCGTAACGTTGTACTGAATGTTATGCGGGATGAAGGCCATATTACTGCTCAAGAAGCAGAAACAGCTAAAGCGATCCCTGTTACTGAAGGATTGAAAGATCGTACGGAAGAAGAACAAAATAATCAAGTATTTGATAGTTATCTAGTTGAAGTATTAGATGAAACTAGAAGAAAAACCGGTTTAGATCCACAAACTGCTGGATTAACGATTCAAACAAATATTGATATGGACGCACAACAAGCTGCCTTTGATGTAGCAAACACAAATGATTATGTGGCTTTTCCAGATGACGAAGTTCAAACTGCGATGTCTTTAATTGACGTTAACACAGGACAAGTGAAAGCACTTGTCGGAGGTCGTTTGCAAGAAGGACAGTTATTGACAAACAGAACGACTCAGACTGATCGTCAAACTGGATCAACCATTAAACCTTTAACGACTTACGGTCCTGCAATTGAATCCAAACAGTTTTCGACTTATCATCAATTAGTGGATGAAGAATGGAATTACCCTGACGGCTCACCCCTTAGAAATTATGATGGTCGCTACAAAGGACAAATTAGTATGCGTGAAGCTTTAGTAGATTCACGAAATATCCCAACTGCTCGATTGTTTACTGAGGAGTTGGAAATGTCAGATATTGAACAGTTTTTAACAAGCGTGGGTATTAATCCTGCAGAGATTTCTGATTCTTCTGAACCTGTTCCTTCAAATGCCATTAGTGGAAAGATTTCCGGTTTGCAATTAGCGGCTTCATACTCAGCCTTTGCAAATGGTGGTAACTATACAGAGCCTTACACGGTTTCTAAAGTAACCACTCAAGATGGTCAAGAAATTGATTTAACACCAGAAACCAACAAAGCGATGTCTGATTATACGGCTTATATGATAACGGATATGCTTAAAGATGTTGCTGAAAATTACAATAGTACAGTCGGCATTCCTGGTGTACCTCAAGCAGGTAAGACCGGAACGACAAACTACCCCACTGATAAGATTGAAGAACTAAATATTCCTTCAGATGCAGTTCCTGACTCATGGTATGTTGGCTATACTTCTAACTACTCGCTATCTGTCTGGACCGGTTATGACAAGCAATATGAACAAGGTAACTGGTTGAGCAACAATGATGGTACAAGGCAATTGCCAAGAGACATCTATCAAGCTCTGATGAGCCAAGTTTCTCAAGGTTTAGATAATACGGACTGGACTAAACCCTCTTCTGTATCTGAAGTTAGAGTTGAAGCTGGTTCAAACCCAGCTAAATTACCTGGACCAAATGCACCAACAAGTTCAATCGTAACGGAATTATTTGTAGCTGGTACTGAACCGTCTTCTATCTCGACTTCATTTGGTGAAGAACTATCTGCACCAAGCGGACTAAACGCAAGTTATAATGAAGAAGCTAACGAAGTCACCATTAATTGGAACGACTATCAGTTAACAAATGAAGAAGAAACACTTGCTTACCTTCTAACTGTAAATGGTCAAGAGATCAGTACGGGTGAAACATCTTATACAGTTTCTGAACCAGATCCTGGAACGATGCAAATCAGTCTTTCTGTTCAGGCATACGGTCAAACTGGACCTGCCGCTACAACGACTCTTACGATTTCAGAAGCTGAGGAAGAAGAGCCGGATGAAGACGAAGAAGAAGAACCTGAAAAGCCCGAGGAAGATACTGAAGAACCAGTTGAAGACGAAGAGGATACTGAAGAAGACACCGAAGACGTTCCTGATCCTCAAGATGATGATGCAGAACCAGAAGAACCCGCTAATAACGGTGGAAATAATAACCAAAACAACGGCAATAACGGGAACAATGGAAACAATAACTCAGGAAATAACGGGAATAATAACGGTGATTCTGATGAAGAAGATACCACTACCCCACCTGAAGAAGATTCAGAAAATGAATAA
- a CDS encoding NADH:flavin oxidoreductase/NADH oxidase family protein — translation MSVLFQEKTLPNGNITKNRFFKSAMSETLATKTGVPTPTLINLYKKWAQGGAGILVTGNVMVDSNHIGEPGNVILESASHLEKFKEWARAGKVNNTEIWMQLNHPGKQSPKSLTKQPVSPSGVAMKGSIAKGFNQSRALHEVEIKAIVQQFITSAVLAQEAGFTGVQIHAAHGYLVNQFLSPIENQRTDKYGGSSQNRMRILVEIYEGIRTELGEDFNISLKLNSEDFKVGGFSKEDFIDVAKKLNELKIDLIEISGGNYEDPKMAGSHKEAAPYFISYASLLKKEVSTPIVVTGGFRSVASMEDVIIQNNTDFIGMARPFILKPNIVNDIKSNDFSNITLPRLTTGIKNMDKALGPILANSYYNQQMKRIGNNKSIIIKKNAWLPLLSSFSQHGKTALTRLRE, via the coding sequence TTGTCTGTTTTATTTCAAGAAAAAACATTACCTAACGGTAATATTACTAAGAATAGGTTTTTTAAATCAGCAATGAGCGAGACATTAGCTACTAAAACAGGCGTTCCAACGCCTACGTTGATTAATTTGTATAAAAAATGGGCACAGGGCGGCGCAGGTATTTTAGTAACTGGCAATGTGATGGTGGATAGTAATCATATTGGTGAACCTGGCAATGTAATTTTAGAAAGTGCATCACATTTAGAAAAATTTAAAGAATGGGCACGAGCTGGGAAAGTAAATAATACTGAAATTTGGATGCAATTGAATCATCCAGGAAAGCAGTCACCTAAATCTTTAACTAAGCAACCTGTTTCACCAAGTGGTGTAGCAATGAAAGGGTCAATCGCAAAAGGATTTAACCAGTCAAGAGCATTACATGAAGTGGAAATTAAAGCGATAGTTCAGCAATTTATAACAAGTGCTGTCCTTGCTCAAGAAGCAGGGTTTACTGGTGTTCAAATACATGCAGCACATGGCTACTTAGTAAATCAATTTCTATCACCTATCGAAAACCAACGAACGGATAAGTATGGTGGTTCCAGCCAAAATAGAATGAGAATATTAGTTGAAATTTATGAAGGAATAAGAACTGAATTAGGTGAAGACTTTAATATAAGTTTAAAACTTAATTCAGAAGACTTTAAAGTTGGAGGATTTTCGAAAGAAGATTTTATTGACGTTGCTAAAAAGCTAAATGAGTTAAAGATAGACTTGATAGAGATATCTGGTGGTAACTATGAAGATCCTAAAATGGCTGGTAGCCACAAAGAAGCAGCACCTTATTTTATTAGTTATGCATCCTTATTAAAAAAAGAAGTGAGCACGCCTATTGTCGTTACCGGTGGCTTTCGCTCTGTAGCATCAATGGAAGATGTAATTATTCAAAATAATACGGACTTTATAGGAATGGCAAGACCGTTTATATTGAAACCAAACATTGTTAATGATATTAAAAGCAATGATTTTTCGAATATCACTCTCCCAAGATTAACTACCGGTATTAAAAATATGGACAAAGCGCTAGGCCCAATATTAGCAAATAGTTATTACAATCAACAAATGAAAAGAATTGGCAATAATAAAAGTATCATAATAAAGAAAAATGCATGGCTTCCTTTATTATCTAGTTTTAGCCAACATGGCAAGACTGCCTTAACTCGTTTAAGAGAGTAA
- a CDS encoding alpha/beta fold hydrolase, which yields MMKPLTYQNVPNEFVTSKKNTQYAYRILGQGNNKTLLLLTHLAATMDNWDPKLINALSEKYRVIVFDNKGVGLSKGKVPNTIEEMAEDVLEFIDALQLNTINVLGLSMGGMVAQELVKIASEKIDKLILVGTGPRGGEGIEKIIPIANKLSFKAILHAKDPKYYLFFNQDDIGRTKATEYLKRLKERKINRDKKITLPPYIKQLKAIKKWGNANRESLNYIDMPTLIVNGDNDKMVPTQNSFMLADEISYSEIKIYQNAGHGSLFQEPVDFCESVNEFIGE from the coding sequence ATGATGAAACCATTAACATATCAAAATGTACCTAATGAATTTGTAACATCTAAAAAAAATACACAATACGCCTACAGAATTTTAGGACAAGGTAATAATAAAACCCTACTATTACTGACACATCTAGCTGCGACGATGGATAATTGGGACCCGAAACTTATTAATGCTTTAAGTGAAAAATATAGAGTGATTGTATTTGACAACAAGGGCGTCGGATTATCTAAAGGAAAAGTTCCTAATACGATAGAAGAAATGGCAGAAGACGTTTTAGAATTTATAGATGCACTGCAATTGAATACCATTAATGTTCTAGGGCTTTCGATGGGTGGAATGGTTGCTCAAGAGTTAGTAAAAATTGCTTCTGAAAAGATAGATAAGCTCATCTTAGTAGGGACAGGACCAAGAGGTGGAGAAGGTATAGAAAAAATCATTCCAATTGCTAATAAATTAAGCTTCAAAGCAATACTTCACGCTAAAGATCCTAAGTATTATTTATTTTTCAACCAAGATGATATTGGCAGAACTAAAGCAACTGAATATCTTAAAAGGTTAAAAGAAAGAAAAATAAATAGAGATAAAAAAATAACATTACCTCCATACATCAAACAATTAAAGGCGATAAAAAAATGGGGTAATGCGAATAGAGAGTCTTTAAATTATATTGATATGCCTACGCTCATTGTCAACGGAGACAATGATAAGATGGTACCTACTCAAAATAGCTTTATGTTGGCAGATGAAATTTCATATTCAGAGATAAAGATATATCAAAATGCTGGACACGGTTCTTTATTCCAAGAGCCAGTAGATTTTTGTGAAAGTGTAAATGAATTTATAGGAGAGTGA
- a CDS encoding NADP-dependent oxidoreductase — translation MKAVQIEKYNKNLEVKVRDIEVPEIKPNEVLVKVAYAAINPLEKLIITGSLKLIQDYKMPVTLGNELTGVVTKIGSEVKDYQIGDEIYSRLPIDKIGAFAEYVAVDANAISKLPNNLSLKTGAAVPLTGLTAYQAITEELQAESGKTLFIPGGSGSFGQMAVPIAKNLGLKVIVSGSPRLREQFIAKGVDQYIDYKSENYWDTLSNVDYVIDTLGANEFDKELSVMKPGGTIVSLINAPNKHFAEKNDFSMFKKTLFTIAGKKFDKKAKQKSIDYRFIFVRSDGEQLKALSKIIESDHIIPDVDDQVFTINEINKALDYTFNHHTNGKVLLKIDETQGYV, via the coding sequence ATGAAAGCTGTACAAATTGAAAAATATAATAAAAATTTAGAAGTAAAGGTTAGAGACATAGAAGTTCCAGAAATTAAGCCTAATGAAGTATTAGTGAAAGTTGCTTATGCAGCTATTAATCCTTTAGAAAAGTTGATTATAACTGGAAGTTTAAAATTAATACAAGATTATAAAATGCCTGTAACTTTAGGAAATGAATTGACAGGCGTTGTTACTAAAATTGGCAGTGAGGTGAAAGACTACCAAATAGGCGACGAAATTTACAGCCGACTACCAATCGATAAGATAGGTGCATTTGCAGAATATGTTGCCGTTGATGCTAATGCTATTTCTAAATTACCAAACAATTTAAGTCTTAAAACAGGAGCAGCAGTGCCATTAACAGGTTTAACAGCATATCAAGCAATTACTGAAGAATTACAGGCTGAATCTGGAAAGACATTATTTATTCCAGGTGGATCGGGTAGTTTTGGACAAATGGCTGTTCCAATAGCGAAAAATTTAGGTTTAAAAGTAATTGTTTCTGGTAGTCCAAGGTTAAGAGAACAATTTATCGCAAAAGGTGTAGATCAATATATAGATTATAAGAGCGAAAATTATTGGGACACTTTATCTAATGTGGATTATGTGATTGATACCCTAGGTGCTAACGAATTCGATAAAGAATTATCCGTAATGAAACCAGGAGGAACAATAGTCAGTTTAATTAACGCGCCCAATAAGCACTTTGCTGAAAAAAATGATTTCTCAATGTTTAAAAAGACGTTATTTACAATTGCAGGTAAAAAATTTGATAAAAAAGCCAAACAAAAATCTATAGATTATCGCTTCATTTTTGTACGTTCTGATGGTGAACAACTGAAAGCACTAAGTAAAATTATCGAAAGTGATCACATTATTCCAGACGTAGATGATCAAGTATTTACAATAAACGAAATCAATAAAGCATTAGACTACACATTTAATCATCATACAAATGGTAAGGTTTTATTAAAAATTGATGAGACACAAGGATATGTCTAA
- a CDS encoding TetR/AcrR family transcriptional regulator yields the protein MKKITQRLIIDTARNLIQETQKPEVSLSKIASSLEITHAAIYKHFKNKKELWTAVCEDWFNESIIKNIGIDDNQYTDKQLWLHDYLWQFVNAKKEAYNSNPLMFELNTYYVEKDPYVLKEILNPCFIRVQNKMDYKTDPLYKVEAIFSVFSTFTLPMFKETWNKPDYKLRFETLWDLIKYNV from the coding sequence ATGAAAAAAATAACTCAACGATTAATTATTGATACAGCTCGAAATCTAATTCAAGAAACTCAAAAACCTGAAGTATCTCTTTCTAAAATAGCCTCATCACTCGAAATTACACATGCAGCAATTTATAAGCATTTTAAGAATAAAAAAGAGCTTTGGACTGCTGTATGTGAAGATTGGTTTAATGAGTCTATTATTAAAAATATAGGTATAGATGATAATCAGTATACTGATAAACAATTATGGCTACATGACTATCTTTGGCAATTCGTAAATGCGAAAAAGGAGGCCTATAATAGTAATCCTTTAATGTTTGAACTAAATACTTATTATGTTGAAAAAGATCCTTACGTATTGAAAGAAATTTTAAATCCTTGCTTTATACGTGTTCAAAATAAAATGGATTATAAAACAGACCCTTTATATAAAGTAGAAGCCATTTTTTCAGTATTTTCGACTTTTACCCTTCCAATGTTTAAAGAAACATGGAATAAACCAGACTACAAGCTAAGATTCGAAACCCTTTGGGATTTAATAAAATACAATGTATAA
- a CDS encoding alpha/beta fold hydrolase, protein MPKNEYLKVESTEFEYKKLGQEEGIPLVFIIHFRGTMENWDPLMLENIAKERPVILFDNVGVGYTNGETPNSINVMAEDTYKFIHGLGYQQVDILGFSIGGMVAQSLAIHHPDLVRKLILSGTGPAGGIGPSHPKMEEMMYKSEGSEEDAIETFLFLFYPETEKGRELGKQSSKRIFSQKTKDSTLQVRDAQLVAIAQWTNEDFDNAKKELNNIENPTLVINGDNDIMVPTENSFMLSQNISDAQLIIYPNAGHGHLFQHPVRFANHVNTF, encoded by the coding sequence TTGCCTAAAAATGAATATTTAAAAGTCGAAAGTACTGAATTTGAATATAAAAAGCTTGGACAAGAAGAAGGCATACCTCTTGTTTTTATTATCCATTTTAGAGGAACAATGGAAAATTGGGATCCCTTAATGTTGGAAAATATTGCTAAAGAACGTCCAGTAATTTTATTTGATAATGTGGGTGTAGGATATACAAATGGAGAAACACCGAATTCTATCAATGTAATGGCGGAAGATACGTATAAATTTATACATGGTCTTGGTTATCAACAAGTTGATATATTAGGATTTTCAATTGGAGGTATGGTTGCGCAATCGCTAGCTATTCATCATCCAGATTTAGTAAGAAAGTTAATATTATCAGGAACAGGTCCTGCCGGTGGAATTGGCCCATCACATCCTAAAATGGAGGAAATGATGTATAAATCAGAAGGATCTGAAGAAGATGCGATTGAAACGTTTTTATTTCTTTTTTATCCAGAAACAGAAAAAGGACGTGAATTGGGTAAACAATCATCAAAGAGAATTTTTTCTCAAAAAACCAAGGACAGTACGTTACAAGTAAGAGATGCACAGTTAGTAGCAATTGCTCAATGGACGAATGAGGATTTTGATAATGCTAAAAAAGAACTGAATAATATAGAAAATCCTACATTAGTAATTAATGGAGATAATGATATTATGGTCCCTACCGAAAATAGTTTTATGTTAAGTCAAAATATATCGGATGCGCAGTTAATTATATATCCTAACGCGGGACATGGACATCTATTTCAACATCCTGTAAGATTTGCGAACCATGTAAATACATTTTAA
- a CDS encoding IS66 family transposase, which produces MSIKSEKQFEVIIEKLDQLLEENKQLKTLIAQKDDELSLQKEQIEFLTQKLYGPKKETLKNDPNQGNLFNDRLFSEPEQTGDQSDEDEVIITTERRRKKRKGLKNQQLSSLPTVDYIHEIESCTCPTCQSAMKEVSTQLIRQEVRFIPARVENHRHFQKTYACANCEKSGTRTPFAKAEIPRFPLNNTAASASLIAETMYQKFEQKVPGYRQEAYWNLLGYPIPRHTIANWHIKTSQYYLEALVAVMRQELLNQKVLHADETTFKVLNDKDRQKSYMWLFSTGKYSERAIHIYKLGPSRSGSVPRDFLEEYTGYLHSDGFSGYNNLPEMTMIACLAHIRRKFYDARPKNYSSKSVAHKGVTLCNELFALDKSLKDLTVSERYDQRLKLLRPKLEAFFDWCESLTAHGKLGTAINYALNQKERMMNVLEDGRLVLSNNLAERGIKSLVMGRKNWLFSKSFDGAHAVATILSLVETAKSNGLHPRKYLDYLLTHLPNRQNTPLEAYLPWNPKVQIECR; this is translated from the coding sequence ATGTCTATCAAGAGCGAAAAACAGTTTGAAGTGATTATTGAAAAGTTAGATCAGCTTTTAGAAGAAAACAAACAACTGAAGACCCTTATCGCTCAAAAAGATGATGAGCTCTCTTTACAGAAAGAACAAATCGAATTCTTAACTCAGAAATTGTACGGCCCAAAGAAGGAAACATTGAAGAATGATCCTAATCAAGGCAACCTTTTCAATGATCGCCTTTTTAGCGAACCAGAGCAGACTGGTGATCAAAGCGACGAAGATGAAGTCATTATCACAACAGAACGTCGCCGCAAGAAACGTAAGGGATTAAAAAACCAGCAGTTATCGTCTCTTCCTACCGTTGACTATATTCATGAAATCGAATCTTGTACGTGTCCAACGTGTCAATCAGCTATGAAAGAGGTCAGCACACAACTCATCCGTCAGGAAGTGAGATTTATCCCGGCGAGAGTTGAAAACCACAGACATTTCCAGAAAACATATGCCTGCGCGAACTGTGAGAAGAGCGGAACGCGGACGCCTTTTGCGAAAGCTGAAATCCCCCGATTTCCTTTAAATAATACAGCCGCTTCTGCGTCATTGATAGCGGAAACCATGTATCAAAAATTCGAGCAAAAAGTCCCGGGCTATCGCCAAGAGGCTTATTGGAATCTGCTTGGCTATCCGATCCCTCGGCATACCATTGCGAACTGGCACATTAAAACGTCCCAGTATTATCTCGAAGCGCTGGTGGCTGTCATGCGACAAGAACTGTTGAACCAGAAGGTTCTACACGCCGACGAAACGACATTCAAAGTACTGAATGATAAAGACCGACAAAAGTCTTATATGTGGTTATTCAGTACCGGTAAATACAGCGAACGTGCTATACATATCTACAAGCTTGGTCCATCACGCAGCGGATCTGTCCCTAGAGATTTCTTAGAGGAGTACACTGGGTATCTGCATAGTGATGGATTCTCCGGGTACAACAATCTTCCGGAGATGACGATGATTGCCTGTCTGGCGCATATCAGACGGAAGTTCTATGACGCACGACCAAAGAACTATTCCAGTAAGAGTGTCGCTCATAAGGGAGTCACGCTGTGTAACGAGTTATTTGCGCTGGATAAGTCCCTCAAGGACTTAACTGTTAGCGAAAGGTATGATCAGCGATTAAAACTATTGAGGCCGAAGCTTGAGGCCTTTTTTGACTGGTGTGAATCCCTGACTGCGCATGGGAAACTTGGTACAGCGATCAATTATGCGCTGAACCAAAAAGAACGCATGATGAACGTCCTAGAAGATGGCCGTCTTGTGCTTTCCAATAATTTAGCCGAGCGTGGAATCAAGTCGCTTGTCATGGGCAGAAAAAACTGGCTTTTCTCTAAATCGTTTGATGGTGCACATGCCGTCGCGACTATTTTAAGTCTCGTTGAAACAGCTAAATCCAATGGATTACATCCACGAAAGTATCTCGATTACTTACTAACTCACTTGCCAAACCGACAAAATACACCTTTGGAGGCTTATTTGCCATGGAATCCAAAGGTACAGATAGAATGTCGCTAG
- the tnpB gene encoding IS66 family insertion sequence element accessory protein TnpB (TnpB, as the term is used for proteins encoded by IS66 family insertion elements, is considered an accessory protein, since TnpC, encoded by a neighboring gene, is a DDE family transposase.), translating into MKLVNFTQVENIFIVCGKTDMRRQIDGLAATITEEYDMDVYNDALFLFCGGNKDRFKALYWEGDGFLLLYKRLENGKLNWPRNQNEVQQLTTQQLRWLLEGLSINQKVSVKPAVKGSIA; encoded by the coding sequence ATGAAGCTCGTTAATTTTACTCAAGTAGAGAATATTTTTATTGTGTGCGGGAAGACGGATATGCGACGCCAAATTGATGGCTTAGCCGCAACAATCACTGAAGAATATGATATGGATGTTTACAACGACGCTCTCTTTCTCTTCTGTGGTGGAAATAAAGATCGGTTCAAAGCTCTTTATTGGGAAGGCGACGGCTTCCTGCTCTTATATAAACGTCTAGAGAATGGTAAATTGAATTGGCCGCGTAACCAGAACGAGGTTCAACAATTGACGACACAACAGTTACGTTGGCTCTTAGAAGGACTATCAATTAACCAAAAAGTCTCTGTTAAACCTGCAGTTAAAGGGAGTATAGCCTGA
- a CDS encoding ssDNA-binding protein: MNVIMTEGYVISEEIKVLKTTDAIPLCRFTFSTPTHKLNCLITGKQAYAFLYEVEKGTRLSLTGRINNRNQFVVLNYDVLAKPSYFGQIFNYKGHRLPFAKSRQIE; the protein is encoded by the coding sequence ATGAATGTCATCATGACTGAAGGGTACGTTATTTCAGAAGAAATCAAAGTTCTTAAAACAACTGATGCTATCCCCCTATGCAGATTCACTTTCTCTACACCTACACACAAACTTAACTGCCTGATTACAGGTAAACAGGCCTATGCTTTTCTTTACGAAGTTGAAAAAGGTACACGCCTTTCACTGACTGGTAGGATTAATAATAGAAACCAGTTCGTTGTATTAAATTATGACGTACTAGCAAAGCCTTCTTATTTTGGACAGATTTTCAATTATAAAGGTCACCGTCTTCCCTTCGCAAAAAGCAGACAAATCGAGTAG
- a CDS encoding group II intron maturase-specific domain-containing protein gives MIKEINQVTRGWIGYFGLGFIKMFIKRIEQWLHHRIRQLILKRWKKSKTKITKLFSYGLDMDSARRIGFSRKKYWRLSMTPEVHQALTTKRLHHWGLVSLSSLVESAYARY, from the coding sequence ATTATAAAGGAAATCAATCAAGTGACTCGAGGGTGGATTGGCTATTTTGGTCTTGGATTTATCAAAATGTTCATAAAACGGATAGAACAATGGTTACATCATAGAATCAGACAGCTGATACTCAAAAGATGGAAGAAAAGCAAAACGAAAATAACGAAGTTATTCAGCTATGGATTGGATATGGATAGTGCTAGAAGAATCGGATTTTCCCGCAAGAAGTACTGGAGGCTATCCATGACGCCTGAAGTTCATCAGGCACTTACAACGAAAAGACTCCACCATTGGGGCTTAGTCTCTTTAAGCTCCTTGGTAGAGTCAGCTTACGCAAGGTATTGA
- a CDS encoding reverse transcriptase domain-containing protein, whose protein sequence is MKELYRKSPSLMELVVSRKNLSTAATKVRRNKGAAGIDGMTVWEVEEHIEEIYLPLRQKLLNGTYKPQPVKRVEIPKPNGDKRKLGIPCVRDRVVQQAIKQVIEPLIDPHFLPQSHGFRPNKGTHTALKQCVDYYEEGYKFVVDCDLKQCFDTLSHDKLMYHLETFIQDKAILKVVRKFLMSGVIDLSGEFVESKTGAPQGGVLSPLLSNVYLHELDKELDRRGHRFVRHLCEI, encoded by the coding sequence ATGAAAGAACTGTATCGTAAGTCTCCATCTTTGATGGAGCTCGTTGTAAGTAGAAAGAATCTATCGACAGCTGCCACGAAAGTTAGACGTAATAAAGGAGCAGCTGGGATAGACGGTATGACAGTATGGGAAGTCGAGGAACATATTGAAGAAATTTATCTGCCATTGAGGCAGAAACTCCTTAATGGAACTTATAAACCTCAACCCGTTAAACGAGTTGAAATTCCTAAGCCAAACGGAGATAAACGTAAACTCGGTATTCCTTGCGTTCGTGACCGTGTTGTACAACAAGCTATCAAACAAGTGATTGAACCACTGATTGACCCGCACTTTCTTCCGCAAAGTCATGGATTCCGCCCGAATAAAGGAACCCATACAGCATTGAAGCAATGTGTAGATTATTACGAAGAAGGATATAAATTCGTGGTCGATTGTGACTTGAAACAATGTTTCGATACATTAAGTCATGATAAACTGATGTACCATCTTGAAACCTTTATTCAAGATAAAGCGATTTTAAAGGTTGTCCGTAAGTTTTTGATGAGTGGTGTCATAGACCTGTCTGGCGAATTCGTAGAAAGTAAAACAGGCGCACCGCAAGGTGGCGTACTCTCGCCCCTTCTCAGCAATGTTTACTTACATGAACTGGACAAAGAACTAGACCGTCGTGGTCATCGATTTGTTCGTCATCTATGTGAAATCTAA